The following nucleotide sequence is from Burkholderia gladioli.
TCTGCCGGGCTCGCTGTCGAAGATCTTGCGGGTGAGCGCCTGCGCGAACCGGGCGTCCAGGTGAGGCACCTTCTTCAGCTCGTTCTCCGAGAGCAGCAGCTCGAGGTAGTCGGCGCGGTGATCGACGAACGCGGCGCTGTCGGGTGCGCGATACGGATGCTTCGACTTGGTGGTGATCGACCGCGGGATCACCGACTCGAACGCCTTCTTGACCAGGTACTTCTCGTTGCTGCCGTCGTCGAACCGCAGGTTGACGGCGGCCGACAGCGCGACCACCTCGGGATCGAGGAACGGGCAGCGGTTCTCGACGCTGTTGGCCATGCTCATGCGTTCGCCCTGCGTGGACAGCAGATAACCCGGCAGCAGCGTCTTGAATTCGAGCCATTGCGCCTTCTCGACCGGGCTCAGGCCCGCGAAGTGCGGATCCTCGGCGGTATAGGCGAGCAGTTCGGCGAACGGGTCGGCATCGCTATCGCGCTTGAGCAGGCGGTTGGCGAAGCGCCCGTTCTGGAAGCGGATCTCGTGCGAGAAGAGGCCCGGCAGGCGCTCCTCGCTGAACTGCTGGAACAGGCCGAGCAGGCGCGTGGACTCGTCGGCGCCGAAGTGGCGCAGATACGGATACATGCGCGAGAGCTGGCGCTTGCGCTCGGCGTTGTCGTACGCGTTCCAGTTGCTGCGCAGCAGCGTTTCCTTGAACAGGTCGTAGCCGAGAAACGCCTCGTCGGCGCCCTCGCCGCTCAGCACCACTTTGATGCCCCTGTCTCGCACCGCGCGCGAGAGCAGGAACATCGGCACGAACGCGGTGCGGAACGCCGGGATTTCGGCGTGATAGACCGCCTCCGGGAACGCCTGCACGATGTCGGCGTGGCCGATCGTGATCGCCGAGTGCCGTGTGCCGAGGAAGCGGCTGACCTCGTGCTGATGCTCCGATTCGTCGAAATACTTGTCCTCGAACGCCACCGAGAAGGTGTGCAGCGGATGATCGGACATGCCGCCCGCGAGCTGGGTGACCACCGTCGAATCGAGGCCGCCGCTCAGGTACACGCCCACCTCGACGTCGCTGCGCATGCGCAGGCGCACGCTCTCGGTGAGCGCGTGGCGCACCTGCTCGATCGCCTCCGCCTCCGAGCCCACCTCGTGGCGCGGCACGAAATCGAGCTGCTCGTAACGGCCCTCGTGCAGCTCACCATGTCGCACCCGCAGGAAGCCGGCCATCGGCAGTTGGCGGATGCCGCGAAAGCCGGTCTGGTGCGGCAACGGCGTCCACTGCGCGAAGATCGACGAGAGCTGCCCGACGTCCGGCTCGAACGAGAAGCCGTCGATTGCCAGGAACGCCTTCATCTCGGAGGCGAACATCAGCATGCCGTCATGCTCGGCGACGAACAGCGGGCGCTTGCCGAAGCGGTCGCGCGCGAGGAACAGGCTGTGTTCCTGGGTATCGTAGATGGCGAAGCCGAACGCGCCGTTGAAACGCCGCAGACAGCCCTCCCCCCACTGCAGCCAGGCCTGCAGCATCACCTCGGTATCCGACTGGGTGTGGAACACCCGGCCCTGCGCCTGCAGCTCGGTGCGCAGCTCGCGGTAGTTGTACAGCTCGCCGTTGAAACAGATCCAGTAGCGGCCGGACGCGTCGCCGAGCGGCTGGGTACCGGACGCGAGATCGATGATGCTCAGCCGCACCGTGCCCATCGCCACGTGGTCGTCCACGAAGTAGCCGACCTCGTCCGGGCCGCGATGATGGATTCGCGCCAGCATCGGCTTGATGAAATCAGCATTCGGAAGCGCCCCTGGGCGCATGGAGATGAATCCGGCGATGCCGCACATAGAATCGGTTCCTTGGCGAATTTTGGGCAAGCAGGCTCCCGCCCCCTTTCGCGAAGGGGGTTGGCGGGAAGCGGTTCGTGAGGGTGTGGTGCGGCTAGGCGAGCGCGACCTTGTCGCGCACGGATTCGACCAGGCTGTCGAAGCTCGTGAGGATCTGCGTGAGCATCTCCTCCTCGGTGTACTTGATGCTGAATTCGCGCTCGATGAAATGGATCAGTTGCACGTAGCCGAACGAGTCGATCACGCCGGCCTTGAAGAGATCGGTGTGCTCGTCGATGTCGGTGCCGAACTGGACGAGGAAGGTGGCTTCGATGAACTCGCGAATCTGGTTTTCCATGGAGATTTCCGGTGAAGAGAAGAGGAAACGATCGGTCCGGTTCAGACGACGGCCTCGGTCTCCGGAGCCGGAGCGGTGGCGGCCTGCCGGAGCAGTTGGGTGAAACGGGTGTTGAGCAGCGCGGCGGTGGACTCCATCAGCCGCACGCCGATCTCGTCGACGTGGCGGTTGCGCCAGCTCTCGAGCGGGGTGCCCTTCACCAGGCGGTTGAAGCCGCCGAGCGCGGGGCCGCAGTGGATCTGGAAGTCCACCTTGCCGCCCGACTCGCCCGCCAGCGCAAGCCGGTTGCTGTAGGCGAAATACCATTTGAAGACGAGCGCCATCTTCTTCTTCGGCGCCTGGTCGGCCGCGGCGATGATCTCGGCCGGATAGTGCTTGCGGCACTCTTCGTAGACCGCCTCGAAGCTGCGCTGGAAGTACTTGTCCTGGATCATGCGGGCCGTCTTCGCGTCGATCTGCTCGAGCGAATCCACGCTGCGGTAGACGTCGTAGAGCTTGTTGGCGCGCGCGGGAAAGAACACGCCGCGCTTGAGCACCTGCACGCGCGCTCCGATCTCGAACATGTCGCCGGCCGGCGCGTAGTCGGTGTCCTGTACCTCCACGTCCTGCAGCATGTCCTTCACCAGATCGCTGGTGCCGGCCTCGACGGTGCATTGGTTGATCGAGCCGGTGAGGATGAAGTCCGCGCCGAGAATGAAGGCGGAGGCCGCCGCCTCGGGCGTGCCGATGCCGCCGGCGCTGCCGATACGGATCGGCTTGGCGTAGCCGTGAGCGGCCATCGCCTCGTCGCGCTGCGCGATGATCACCGGTAGCAGCGCGGCGGCAACGCCGGAATCGGTATGGCCGCCGGAATCGGCTTCCACGCAGATATCGTCGGCCATCGGCAGCTCGCGCGCCCAGGCAGCCTGCTGCGCGGTGATCGCGCCGCTCTGCAACAGCTTGTCGACGATCGCGGCGGGCGCGGGCTTCAGGAAGCCCGCCGCCACCTCGGGCCGCGAGAGCTTGGCCATGATGCGGTTGCGCGCGACCGGCCGGCCGTCGGAGCCGGCCTGCAGGCCGCGCAGGCGATACAGCACGAGACCCGGCGAGACCTGCATGTAAGCCGAGGCCTCGACGTTGCGCACACCGTGCTCGAGCAGCAGCGCCACCATGGCTTCCTCGCGCGAGCCGTTCAACAGGTTCATGCCGAACGTCGCGTCGGGCCCGAGCGCAGCGCGGATCTCGAGGATCGCGCGCTCGACGTCGGCGGGCCGCAGCCCCCCCGTGCCGAAGAACGCCAGCATGCCGGCGCGCGCCATGCGCACCACCATCGCGACCGAGGCGATGCCGTGCACCATCGCGCCGCCCACGTAGGCGTACTTGAGCTTGTAGTCGGAACGGAACGCCGCGCTGCCGAGGCTGGTGGCATGGATCTGCGGGACCGCGGCACGACCGCCCGCGGCGGGAGCCGGGGCCGAGGCCGGGGATGCAGACCTGGCTGGAGCCTGAACGGCCCGCGACGCTGGCTCGGCATGCGCTGTCGGCTCGGCATGCGCTGTCGGGGCGGCCTCAACGAGCGGCGTGGCCTCGCTGCGGATCTTCGTCACCAGGTTGGTCAGCACGCGTCCGTGGCCGAGCTCGCGGAATGTCTCGACGCCCTGCCCCCACATGTAACGCACCGAATCCACCCAATTTACCGAATGCGTGATCTGAGTGGCCAGCAGCCGCTTTGCCTCGCCCGGCCCATAGGGCCGCGCGGTGACGTTCGAGATCACCGGGATGCGCGGCGCCGCCAGCTCGAAGCCCGCGAGGAATCGCTCGAACTCGCGCTGCGCGTCGAGCATCAGGCGCGAGTGGAACGCACCGCTTACCGCCAGCTGGATCACGCCACGGCAACCCGGCGCCTGTTCGAGCACCGGCTTGATCGCCAGCACCGCGTCGCGCGGACCGGAGATCACGATCTGCGAGGGCGTGTTCAGGTTCGCGATGTCGATCTCCTGTCCGCCGTTCGCGTCGAGCAGCACGCGCAGTGTCACCGCATCGAGTCCGAGTACCGCCGACATGGCACCCGCCGTCGCCTGCGACATCAGCGTGGCGCGCTTCTGCACCAGCCGCAAGCCGGTCTCGAAGTCCACCACGCCGGCCGCGAACAGCGCCGCATAC
It contains:
- the asnB gene encoding asparagine synthase (glutamine-hydrolyzing), which produces MCGIAGFISMRPGALPNADFIKPMLARIHHRGPDEVGYFVDDHVAMGTVRLSIIDLASGTQPLGDASGRYWICFNGELYNYRELRTELQAQGRVFHTQSDTEVMLQAWLQWGEGCLRRFNGAFGFAIYDTQEHSLFLARDRFGKRPLFVAEHDGMLMFASEMKAFLAIDGFSFEPDVGQLSSIFAQWTPLPHQTGFRGIRQLPMAGFLRVRHGELHEGRYEQLDFVPRHEVGSEAEAIEQVRHALTESVRLRMRSDVEVGVYLSGGLDSTVVTQLAGGMSDHPLHTFSVAFEDKYFDESEHQHEVSRFLGTRHSAITIGHADIVQAFPEAVYHAEIPAFRTAFVPMFLLSRAVRDRGIKVVLSGEGADEAFLGYDLFKETLLRSNWNAYDNAERKRQLSRMYPYLRHFGADESTRLLGLFQQFSEERLPGLFSHEIRFQNGRFANRLLKRDSDADPFAELLAYTAEDPHFAGLSPVEKAQWLEFKTLLPGYLLSTQGERMSMANSVENRCPFLDPEVVALSAAVNLRFDDGSNEKYLVKKAFESVIPRSITTKSKHPYRAPDSAAFVDHRADYLELLLSENELKKVPHLDARFAQALTRKIFDSEPGRISTRENQTFIYLLSTAMLHRQYVRREGLPPMPLDRVDRVLSRVVDRRSAICSGVEHV
- a CDS encoding phosphopantetheine-binding protein, which codes for MENQIREFIEATFLVQFGTDIDEHTDLFKAGVIDSFGYVQLIHFIEREFSIKYTEEEMLTQILTSFDSLVESVRDKVALA
- the fabD gene encoding ACP S-malonyltransferase, producing the protein MQRKTVFLMSGQGSQYYHMGIDLHAAEPVFRRSMEALDAVVGEAAGFSLLAVLYGENVKRTTPFDRTLHTHPALFMLQYSLAQTLLARGIEPDYLLGTSLGEYVAAALAGVGSPEQVLRILLHKAQLAEQHCGPGAMLAVLDDPARYERDPVLHRNSALAGVNHDQHFVLSGEREALKRVHAHLQAQQVVCLMLPISHGFHSSAMDPCLPALLDTAPQTLAAPRIPLISCLLGDQLTAAPDKDYFWQIGRRPILFREAVAALLSAEPGGVEFIDVGPGATLSGLLKRLLPAGHPHSIRALLSPFAGELDGLHALAPRSDARATTVGDPKNMYAFVFPGQGAQKKGMGAALFEKYPERVASADRILGYSIASLCLEDPNGQLDQTLYTQPALYVVNALSYLDASEQEAVPPAFVAGHSLGEYAALFAAGVVDFETGLRLVQKRATLMSQATAGAMSAVLGLDAVTLRVLLDANGGQEIDIANLNTPSQIVISGPRDAVLAIKPVLEQAPGCRGVIQLAVSGAFHSRLMLDAQREFERFLAGFELAAPRIPVISNVTARPYGPGEAKRLLATQITHSVNWVDSVRYMWGQGVETFRELGHGRVLTNLVTKIRSEATPLVEAAPTAHAEPTAHAEPASRAVQAPARSASPASAPAPAAGGRAAVPQIHATSLGSAAFRSDYKLKYAYVGGAMVHGIASVAMVVRMARAGMLAFFGTGGLRPADVERAILEIRAALGPDATFGMNLLNGSREEAMVALLLEHGVRNVEASAYMQVSPGLVLYRLRGLQAGSDGRPVARNRIMAKLSRPEVAAGFLKPAPAAIVDKLLQSGAITAQQAAWARELPMADDICVEADSGGHTDSGVAAALLPVIIAQRDEAMAAHGYAKPIRIGSAGGIGTPEAAASAFILGADFILTGSINQCTVEAGTSDLVKDMLQDVEVQDTDYAPAGDMFEIGARVQVLKRGVFFPARANKLYDVYRSVDSLEQIDAKTARMIQDKYFQRSFEAVYEECRKHYPAEIIAAADQAPKKKMALVFKWYFAYSNRLALAGESGGKVDFQIHCGPALGGFNRLVKGTPLESWRNRHVDEIGVRLMESTAALLNTRFTQLLRQAATAPAPETEAVV